One genomic window of Saccopteryx bilineata isolate mSacBil1 chromosome 4, mSacBil1_pri_phased_curated, whole genome shotgun sequence includes the following:
- the TMEM114 gene encoding transmembrane protein 114 isoform X2, with translation MRVSLGALAGAAALAGALSFVLLAAAIGTDFWYIIDTQRLERGGPGAQDGARGANHSQLEPLSSHSGLWRTCRVQSPCAPLMNPFWQENVTVSDSSRQLLIMHGTFVILLPLSLILMVFGGMTGFLSFLLRASLLLLLTGTLFLFGATCGQWQWI, from the exons ATGCGGGTGTCCCTGGGCGCGCTGGCGGGCGCAGCGGCGCTGGCCGGGGCGCTCAGCTTCGTGCTCCTGGCGGCCGCCATCGGCACCGACTTCTGGTACATCATCGACACGCAGCGGCTGGAACGCGGCGGCCCGGGGGCGCAGGACGGGGCGAGGGGCGCCAACCACAGCCAGCTCGAGCCTTTGAGCTCGCACTCTGGTCTCTGGAGGACCTGCCGGG TCCAGAGCCCGTGCGCGCCGTTGATGAACCCCTTCTGGCAGGAGAATGTGACGGTCAGCGACTCTAGCCGACAACTTCTCA TCATGCACGGGACCTTTGTGATTCTGCTTCCACTCAGCCTGATCCTGATGGTGTTCGGGGGCATGACCGGCTTTCTGAGCTTCCTGCTCcgtgcctccctcctcctcctgctcacgGGGACCCTCTTCCTCTTTGGAG CCACGTGTGGCCAGTGGCAGTGGATCTAG
- the TMEM114 gene encoding transmembrane protein 114 isoform X3: MRVSLGALAGAAALAGALSFVLLAAAIGTDFWYIIDTQRLERGGPGAQDGARGANHSQLEPLSSHSGLWRTCRVQSPCAPLMNPFWQENVTVSDSSRQLLRVHRPAGETWEFAVTFRSDSSMREGGHLNQSGLLNAGKRGGLNP, encoded by the exons ATGCGGGTGTCCCTGGGCGCGCTGGCGGGCGCAGCGGCGCTGGCCGGGGCGCTCAGCTTCGTGCTCCTGGCGGCCGCCATCGGCACCGACTTCTGGTACATCATCGACACGCAGCGGCTGGAACGCGGCGGCCCGGGGGCGCAGGACGGGGCGAGGGGCGCCAACCACAGCCAGCTCGAGCCTTTGAGCTCGCACTCTGGTCTCTGGAGGACCTGCCGGG TCCAGAGCCCGTGCGCGCCGTTGATGAACCCCTTCTGGCAGGAGAATGTGACGGTCAGCGACTCTAGCCGACAACTTCTCA GAGTTCACAGACCAGCCGGGGAGACGTGGGAATTTGCAGTCACATTTCGGAGTGACAGCAGCATGAGGGAGGGTGGACACCTAAACCAGTCAGGGTTGCTGAATGCTGGAAAGAGAGGAGGTCTTAATCCGTAG
- the TMEM114 gene encoding transmembrane protein 114 isoform X1 — MRVSLGALAGAAALAGALSFVLLAAAIGTDFWYIIDTQRLERGGPGAQDGARGANHSQLEPLSSHSGLWRTCRVQSPCAPLMNPFWQENVTVSDSSRQLLIMHGTFVILLPLSLILMVFGGMTGFLSFLLRASLLLLLTGTLFLFGALVTLTGISIYIAYSAAAFREALCLLEEKALLDQVDIRFGWSLALGWVSFIAELLTGTAFLAAARVLSLRRREDQAI, encoded by the exons ATGCGGGTGTCCCTGGGCGCGCTGGCGGGCGCAGCGGCGCTGGCCGGGGCGCTCAGCTTCGTGCTCCTGGCGGCCGCCATCGGCACCGACTTCTGGTACATCATCGACACGCAGCGGCTGGAACGCGGCGGCCCGGGGGCGCAGGACGGGGCGAGGGGCGCCAACCACAGCCAGCTCGAGCCTTTGAGCTCGCACTCTGGTCTCTGGAGGACCTGCCGGG TCCAGAGCCCGTGCGCGCCGTTGATGAACCCCTTCTGGCAGGAGAATGTGACGGTCAGCGACTCTAGCCGACAACTTCTCA TCATGCACGGGACCTTTGTGATTCTGCTTCCACTCAGCCTGATCCTGATGGTGTTCGGGGGCATGACCGGCTTTCTGAGCTTCCTGCTCcgtgcctccctcctcctcctgctcacgGGGACCCTCTTCCTCTTTGGAG CCCTGGTCACTCTCACCGGCATCAGCATCTACATTGCATACTCAGCCGCTGCCTTCCGGGAGGCGCTGTGTCTGCTGGAGGAGAAGGCCCTCCTGGACCAGGTGGACATCCGCTTCGGCTGGTCCCTGGCCCTGGGCTGGGTCAGTTTCATCGCCGAGCTGCTTACCGGGACAGCCTTCCTGGCCGCGGCCCGTGTGCTCAGCCTCAGACGGAGGGAGGACCAGGCCATCTGA